The Elgaria multicarinata webbii isolate HBS135686 ecotype San Diego chromosome 4, rElgMul1.1.pri, whole genome shotgun sequence genome contains a region encoding:
- the ALG11 gene encoding GDP-Man:Man(3)GlcNAc(2)-PP-Dol alpha-1,2-mannosyltransferase, which produces MAAFPAEPLLRLLNSLVIPALILSGVLCLCLLMLLCGLRLWFQQRKKLIPPGQDGKRPYVVAFFHPYCNAGGGGERVLWCALRALQKKYKNASYVVYTGDTDATAENILEGAYRRFNIRLNQPVKFVFLNRRYLVEASLYPHFTLLGQSLGSVFLGWEALMKCVPDIYIDSMGYAFTLPLFKYLGGCRIGCYVHYPTISTDMLSIVRNQNARFNNAAIITKIPLLSKLKLVYYYLFASIYGLVGSCSDIVMVNSSWTLNHILSLWRCSDRTSIVYPPCDVQAFLDIPLRQEKSTAEQTIVSVSQFRPEKDHSLQIRAFAKLLEKTAGQHYLPKLILIGGCRNQEDDQRVNGLKKLCQELGIEKKVDFKVNIPFEELKKHLADATIGLHTMWNEHFGIGIVECMAAGTIILAHNSGGPKLDIVVPYEGNITGFLAEHEDSYADTMAYIFSLSPTKRLAIRQNARQSVKRFADQEFEETFLLSVEKLFK; this is translated from the exons ATGGCGGCTTTCCCGGCCGAGCCGCTTCTCAG ATTGCTGAACTCACTGGTTATCCCTGCATTGATACTAAGTGGAGTTTTATGTCTGTGTTTGTTGATGCTGCTGTGTGGTTTACGGCTCTGGttccagcaaaggaaaaagcttATTCCACCAGGGCAAGATGGGAAAAGACCATATGTGGTTGCATTTTTTCATCCATATTGCAATGCAGGTGGTGGAGGGGAGCGAGTGTTATGGTGTGCTCTAAGAGCACTGCAGAAAAA GTACAAAAATGCCTCCTATGTTGTTTATACTGGTGATACCGATGCTACAGCTGAGAATATCCTTGAAGGCGCTTACCGACGATTCAACATCAGATTAAATCAACCTGTGAAGTTTGTGTTTTTGAATCGGCGCTACCTAGTAGAAGCTTCCCTTTATCCACATTTCACTCTGCTGGGCCAGAGCCTAGGATCTGTGTTTCTGGGCTGGGAAGCCCTTATGAAATGTGTCCCTGATATTTATATTGACTCTATGGGTTATGCCTTCACACTTCCACTATTTAAATATTTAGGAGGTTGTCGGATAGGCTGTTATGTTCACTATCCTACAATCAGCACTGACATGCTTTCTATAGTTAGGAATCAGAATGCTCGATTTAATAATGCAGCCATCATCACAAAAATTCCCTTATTAAGCAAATTGAAACTTGTATATTATTACCTTTTTGCTTCTATATATGGGTTAGTTGGCTCTTGTAGCGATATTGTCATGGTTAATTCTTCATGGACTCTAAATCACATCCTTTCCCTTTGGCGGTGCAGCGATCGCACAAGCATTGTGTATCCGCCTTGTGATGTTCAGGCCTTTCTGGATATTCCACTTCGTCAGGAAAAGAGCACGGCAGAACAAACAATAGTTTCTGTAAGCCAGTTTAGGCCAGAGAAAGACCACTCTTTGCAAATCAGAGCCTTTGCTAAACTGCTGGAAAAGACTGCAGGGCAGCACTATCTGCCCAAACTTATTCTGATAGGGGGCTGTCGTAACCAAGAAGATGACCAGCGTGTAAATGGACTTAAAAAGCTCTGTCAAGAGTTGGGCATTGAAAAAAAGGTGGACTTCAAAGTTAACATTCCATTTGAAGAGCTAAAGAAACATCTGGCAGATGCAACCATTGGACTCCACACCATGTGGAATGAACACTTCGGGATTG GAATTGTTGAATGTATGGCAGCTGGCACAATTATCCTTGCTCACAATTCTGGAGGCCCGAAACTGGACATTGTGGTGCCCTATGAAGGAAATATTACTGGCTTTCTAGCAGAACATGAAGATAGTTACGCAGACACCATGGCTTATATCTTTTCTTTGTCTCCTACAAAACGGCTAGCGATCAGGCAAAATGCTCGTCAGTCTGTGAAGAGATTTGCTGATCAGGAATTTGAGGAAACATTCCTATTATCTGTAGAGAagctatttaaataa